Proteins from one Carcharodon carcharias isolate sCarCar2 chromosome 19, sCarCar2.pri, whole genome shotgun sequence genomic window:
- the LOC121291934 gene encoding zinc finger protein 271-like, whose product MEEKPFECEVCNRAFAHPSTFENHRRSHTGEKPFECEVCNKSFAQLSGLVKHRLIHTEEKPFKCDVCNKSFSQSWAFDAHRRIHTGEKPFTCEVCNKSFSLSSTLRRHQRIHTGERPFTCEVCDKSFLESSELRKHHRIHMGLKPFMCEVCEKSFSSSSDLRKHIRIHTGEKPFTCEVCEKSFSSSSDLRKHERIHTGEKPFTCVVCDKSFLRSENLRDHKRIHTREKPFRCETCCKSFSQSSHLLRHQRIHTGEKPFKCEVCNKSFSDSSTLRKHQRVHTGEKPFRCGVCDKSFSMSSSLLLHQRIHTGE is encoded by the coding sequence atggaagagaaaccatttgAATGTGAGGTCTGCAATCGAGCTTTCGCACATCCGTCGACATTTGAGaatcatcgacgcagtcacactggggagaagccgtttGAATGTGAGGTGTGTAACAAGAGTTTTGCACAGTTATCAGGTCTGGTGAAACACCGGctcattcacactgaggagaagccATTCAAATGTGACGTGTGCAATAAATCCTTCTCTCAGTCATGGGCCTTTGATGCACACCGAcgtattcacacaggggagaagccattcacatgTGAGGTGTGTAACAAATCATTCTCGTTATCATCAACTCTCCGCAggcaccaacgcattcacacaggagagagaccattcacctgtgaggtgtgtgacaaatcattcttgGAGTCATCTGAACTCCGCAAACATCACCGCATTCACATGGGGTTGAAACCATTCATGTGTGAAGTGTGTGAGAAATCATTCTCGTCGTCATCAGATCTCCGCAAACACatacgcattcacacaggggagaaaccatttacCTGTGAGGTTTGTGAGAAATCATTCTCGTCATCGTCAGATCTCCGCAAACACGaacgcattcacacaggagagaaaccattcacatgtgtggtctgtgacaaatcattcttgaGATCGGAGAATCTCCGCGATCACAAACGCATTCACACACgggagaaaccattcaggtgTGAAACGTGCTGCAAATCATTCTCACAGTCATCGCATCTCCTCCGGCATCAgaggattcacacaggggagaaaccattcaaatgtgaggtgtgcaacaaatcattctcagattcaTCGACTCTCCGCAAACACCAACgtgttcacacaggggagaagccattcaggtgtggtgtgtgtgataagTCGTTCTCGATGTCATCCAGCCTCCTGCTCCATCAGAGGATCCACACAGGGGAGTAA